Proteins found in one Quercus robur chromosome 2, dhQueRobu3.1, whole genome shotgun sequence genomic segment:
- the LOC126712259 gene encoding protein RADIALIS-like 3, translating into MASSSLNSSRGSNSWTPKQNKQFERALALYDKDTPERWQNVAKAVGGKSAEEVRRHYEILIQDLINIEAGQIPLPNYKNSGNNERLMKNLRL; encoded by the exons ATGGCATCAAGCTCTCTCAATTCTTCACGCGGTTCTAACTCTTGGACACCAAAGCAAAACAAGCAATTCGAGAGGGCTCTGGCTTTGTATGACAAGGACACCCCAGAGCGCTGGCAAAATGTGGCCAAGGCTGTTGGTGGGAAATCTGCAGAGGAAGTAAGGAGGCACTACGAGATCCTTATACAGGACCTGATAAATATAGAAGCTGGTCAAATTCCACTGCCCAATTACAAGAACTCTGGGAACAATGAGAG GCTCATGAAGAATCTAAGGCTCTAA